The following are encoded together in the Vigna angularis cultivar LongXiaoDou No.4 chromosome 9, ASM1680809v1, whole genome shotgun sequence genome:
- the LOC108320486 gene encoding pollen-specific leucine-rich repeat extensin-like protein 1: MAMALVSLNTLLTPPSSSSASSSSFSSPKPSSSSNFASPFIVGFRSLTPLPRFWRHLVRMAPEEEKMTRRSPLDFPIEWERPKPGRRPDIFPQFSPMKTPLPPPMPADPPEEDEEEEEKKEEEEEPEKEEPEKPEKPEKPEKPIGI; this comes from the exons ATGGCCATGGCTCTGGTCAGCCTCAACACGCTTCTCACACcgccttcttcttcttcagctTCGTCTTCTTCGTTTTCTTCTCCtaaaccttcttcttcttctaacttTGCATCACCTTTCATCGTTGGCTTTCGCTCACTCACTCCACTTCCACGCTTTTGGAGGCACCTCGTACGTATGGCTCCAGAAGAGGAAAAGATGACTCGCCGTTCACCTCTCGATTTCCCAATC GAGTGGGAAAGGCCTAAGCCTGGACGAAGACCAGATATATTCCCTCAGTTTAGTCCTATGAAGACACCTTTGCCGCCTCCAATGCCTGCAGATCCTCCAGAAgaggatgaagaggaggaagaaaagaaagaggaagaggaagagccTGAAAAGGAGGAGCCAGAAAAGCCAGAAAAGCCAGAAAAACCAGAGAAGCCAATTGGTATATAA
- the LOC108320566 gene encoding mitochondrial arginine transporter BAC2 — MMDFWPEFLASSSGREFVAGGFGGIAGIIAGYPLDTLRIRLQNTKNGSAFTIFKHMVIREGTTSLYRGMAAPLASVSFQNAMVFQTYAVLSRACDPSVSPKDPASYKGVALGGTGTGALQSLLLSPVELIKIQLQLQKESQMTESIKGPIKLAKNIWRKEGLRGIYRGLGVTVMRDGPSHGLYFWTYEYMRERLHPGCRKSGEESLKTMLVAGGTAGVASWISCYPLDVVKSRLQAQTSSSLKYNGIVDCFRKSVHEEGYSVLWRGLGTAVTRAFIVNGAIFSAYEIALRLLFHNASIHTKETI, encoded by the exons ATGATGGATTTCTGGCCAGAATTTCTTGCAAGCAGTTCGGGAAGAGAGTTTGTAGCTGGTGGTTTTGGAGGCATCGCGGGTATAATTGCAGGTTATCCACTTGACACACTCCGCATCAGATTGCAGAACACAAAAAATGGCTCTGCTTTCACCATCTTTAAGCACATGGTGATAAGGGAAGGAACAACTTCTTTGTACCGCGGCATGGCCGCACCATTAGCCTCTGTTTCTTTTCAG AATGCAATGGTTTTCCAAACGTACGCGGTTCTGTCAAGGGCATGTGACCCATCTGTTTCTCCGAAAGACCCTGCTTCCTATAAGGGTGTTGCATTAGGAGGAACAGGTACCGGAGCACTTCAAAGTCTGTTACTTTCCCCTGTAGAGTTGATCAAAATTCAACTTCAACTGCAGAAAGAAAGCCAGATGACAGAATCCATAAAGGGTCCTATAAAGCTGGCTAAAAACATTTGGAGAAAAGAAGGCCTTCGAGGCATTTATCGAGGACTTGGTGTGACTGTGATGAGGGATGGACCCTCTCATGGTTTATACTTCTGGACATATGAATACATGAGGGAACGACTTCACCCTGGTTGCAGAAAAAGTGGTGAAGAAAGTTTGAAGACTATGTTAGTAGCGGGAGGAACAGCAGGGGTGGCTAGCTGGATCAGTTGCTACCCTTTGGATGTTGTAAAGAGTAGATTACAGGCTCAAACATCCTCTTCTCTCAAGTACAATGGCATCGTAGATTGTTTCAGAAAGAGTGTTCACGAAGAAGGATACAGTGTGCTATGGCGGGGTTTAGGAACTGCAGTTACCAGAGCTTTCATAGTAAATGGGGCCATTTTCTCGGCTTATGAGATTGCACTAAGATTACTGTTTCACAACGCAAGTATTCATACGAAAGAAACTATTTAG